The following are encoded in a window of Strix uralensis isolate ZFMK-TIS-50842 chromosome 30, bStrUra1, whole genome shotgun sequence genomic DNA:
- the LOC141935925 gene encoding kinesin-like protein KIF20B has translation MDWSWEQQWQSAGTPGTSICQQLGHKSVPSLLALVNRVCVNGEDVYVLLIATSLQNRTKALYPHGFELELPRWRSVRSFFGSRNFRVIDLIVTQDNTVTTMKRKCAEENSKEVIESSQFKASCWGKRGTRRERLRQDLSESPALVQSLEKGLQRKEEEHGEKQIQQVQNQVCRVQSEEKSLRNKGNELQKIKTQFSKELEIKQRTVLQFKKEQLNNEKLEEISKQYEKACKELEAWKQKYRELNNQSNSDWQQKNEAKYQTDRKNWLEEKMRLISQVKEAESHRNREMRRFGEDRKRCVEQQAEIERLAAQLVEEASNLPKRREERHQLVEALEVQLRLWLLTPCKKIKKQQN, from the exons ATGGACTGGAGCTGGGAACAGCAGTGGCAGAGTGCCGGCACCCCTGGAACATcgatctgccagcagctgggccaCAAGTCTGTTCCTTCACTCCTGGCTttggttaatagagtttgtgtaaaCGGAGAAGACGTGTACGTGCtcctcattgctacttctctccaaaataggACCAAAGCTTTGTATCCGCACGGCTTTGAATTAGAATTACCCCGCTGGCGCTCTGTGAGATCCTTTTTTGGTTCTCGG AACTTCAGAGTAATTGATCTTATtgtaacacaggacaacactgtaaccaccatgaaaagaaaatgcgcAGAAGAGaactctaaggaagtgattgaaagcagccaattcaaggcTT cctgttggggaaaaagaggcacccgcagagaaag gctacgtcaagatctttctgagagccctgcccttgtacagagcttggaaaaaggtttgcagaggaaagaggaagaacatggagagaaacaaattcagcaagtacaaaaccag GTGTGCAGAGTGCAATCcgaggagaaatccctgaggaacaaaggtaatgaacttcagaaaattaaaacccagtttagtaaagaattagagatcaaacagcgcacagtcctgcaatttaaaaag GAGCAGctgaataatgagaagctggaagaaatctccaaacagtacGAGAAAgcgtgtaaag aactggaagcatggaagcagaaatacagagagctgaataaccagagcaatagtgactggcagcaaaag aatgaggcaaagtatcaaactgatagaaagaactggctggaggaaaaaatgagactcataagtcaagtgaaagaagctgagagccatcgcaacagagaaatgagaagattTGGGGAGGACAGAAAACGTTgtgtagagcaacaagcagaaatt gaaagactggctgcacagctggtagaagaGGCCAGCAATCTTCCAAAGCGGCGTGAAGAGAGACATCAGTTagtagaagctttggaagtacagctcagACTTTGGCTTCTAACGCCgtgcaaaaagataaagaaacagcagaactga
- the LOC141936002 gene encoding kinesin-like protein KIF20B isoform X3 produces MLLSLTEESKNKLLAEKKKKLLLELQIRAEVTQEFAQYFAEQEIYFNECLSYERERLEEDADTRLEIFRELVDGYLGDVEEENKLKDQPCSEQAGPLNEEYGIGPGTYIDREGVTDSLQDDVVDIEKQAEETHRHVVSLEDPQEATGWLEKQLSKTTTALTQTKEKLTKKTDELIKTEEQLTQKPKEKEYAE; encoded by the exons atgctgctgagtctcacAGAAGAGTCGAagaacaaacttcttgctgaaaagaagaagaagttACTGCTGGAGCTACAAATTCGTGCAGAGGTGAcgcaggaatttgcccaatattttgctgagcaggaaatatatttcaa tgagtgcctttcttacgaacgagaacggcttgaagaagatgctgacacgcGCCTGGAGATCTTCAGGGAACTTGTAGATGGTTATCTTGGAGAcgtggaggaagaaaataaactaaaggatcagccttgcagcgaacaagctggacctctg AATGAAGAgtatggcatagggccaggcacctacattgatcgtGAGGGcgttactgattctctgcaggaTGATGTCGTTGATatcgaaaagcaggcagaagaaacacacagacacgtggtgtctctAGAGGACCCCCAGGAAGCTACAGGTTGGcttgaaaagcagctgagcaaaACTACCACTgcactaactcagaccaaagaaaagctgacaaagaaaaccgATGAACTAATCaaaactgaagagcagctgacacagaaacccaaag aaaaggaatacgcagaataa
- the LOC141936002 gene encoding kinesin-like protein KIF20B isoform X1 translates to MLLSLTEESKNKLLAEKKKKLLLELQIRAEVTQEFAQYFAEQEIYFNECLSYERERLEEDADTRLEIFRELVDGYLGDVEEENKLKDQPCSEQAGPLNEEYGIGPGTYIDREGVTDSLQDDVVDIEKQAEETHRHVVSLEDPQEATGWLEKQLSKTTTALTQTKEKLTKKTDELIKTEEQLTQKPKDLEMQMIKSDESAEQLKEPAEGTFSKKPLCRITCFNTKLQ, encoded by the exons atgctgctgagtctcacAGAAGAGTCGAagaacaaacttcttgctgaaaagaagaagaagttACTGCTGGAGCTACAAATTCGTGCAGAGGTGAcgcaggaatttgcccaatattttgctgagcaggaaatatatttcaa tgagtgcctttcttacgaacgagaacggcttgaagaagatgctgacacgcGCCTGGAGATCTTCAGGGAACTTGTAGATGGTTATCTTGGAGAcgtggaggaagaaaataaactaaaggatcagccttgcagcgaacaagctggacctctg AATGAAGAgtatggcatagggccaggcacctacattgatcgtGAGGGcgttactgattctctgcaggaTGATGTCGTTGATatcgaaaagcaggcagaagaaacacacagacacgtggtgtctctAGAGGACCCCCAGGAAGCTACAGGTTGGcttgaaaagcagctgagcaaaACTACCACTgcactaactcagaccaaagaaaagctgacaaagaaaaccgATGAACTAATCaaaactgaagagcagctgacacagaaacccaaag ACttggaaatgcagatgattaaatcggacgagtctgctgagcagcttaaagaaccagCTGAGGGgactttctcaaaaaaacccttgtgcagaattacttgctttaatacaaaacttcagtag
- the LOC141936002 gene encoding kinesin-like protein KIF20B isoform X2, translating into MLLSLTEESKNKLLAEKKKKLLLELQIRAEVTQEFAQYFAEQEIYFNECLSYERERLEEDADTRLEIFRELVDGYLGDVEEENKLKDQPCSEQAGPLNEEYGIGPGTYIDREGVTDSLQDDVVDIEKQAEETHRHVVSLEDPQEATGWLEKQLSKTTTALTQTKEKLTKKTDELIKTEEQLTQKPKGIRRIKGFKN; encoded by the exons atgctgctgagtctcacAGAAGAGTCGAagaacaaacttcttgctgaaaagaagaagaagttACTGCTGGAGCTACAAATTCGTGCAGAGGTGAcgcaggaatttgcccaatattttgctgagcaggaaatatatttcaa tgagtgcctttcttacgaacgagaacggcttgaagaagatgctgacacgcGCCTGGAGATCTTCAGGGAACTTGTAGATGGTTATCTTGGAGAcgtggaggaagaaaataaactaaaggatcagccttgcagcgaacaagctggacctctg AATGAAGAgtatggcatagggccaggcacctacattgatcgtGAGGGcgttactgattctctgcaggaTGATGTCGTTGATatcgaaaagcaggcagaagaaacacacagacacgtggtgtctctAGAGGACCCCCAGGAAGCTACAGGTTGGcttgaaaagcagctgagcaaaACTACCACTgcactaactcagaccaaagaaaagctgacaaagaaaaccgATGAACTAATCaaaactgaagagcagctgacacagaaacccaaag gaatacgcagaataaaaggattcaagaactaa